In Caballeronia sp. SBC1, the DNA window GGTCGCCCAAGCCCTGCACCGACGATCGATGCAACGCCAGCATGCGTTCCTGCATTTCTATAAACGAATACGGCTGCACGAAGCACGCGTCCGCGCCGGCGCGAAGCATGCGCGCGCGCTCTACAGGCGTCGCGCGTCCAAGCACGACCAGGATTGCGGGTGAACCCGGCAAACGCGCGAAATCGGACAACAGCGTAGCCAGGTTACAGATGGCTTCAGTATCGACGGCCACGATCAGCACCGCGTCAAAGCTGTCTTGCGACGCAAGATGGAGCCCGTCGCGTAGATCGTCGGTCATTTGCAGGCTGTGCGCGCTTTCACGTAAAGCCTTATGCAGATAAGCGCCTTCAGTGCAAACGGTGGAAATGAGCAGAACTCGCATAGGGGTGGCTCTTACTCGGTTTATCGGTTTATCAAGGCAGACAATCAGGGCAGGCAATCAGGGGGGCCAGACAATCAGCACGCTCGTCATTCGAGCGCGTGGGGCCAGCATTCAATCGTCATCGTCGTGCCAGGGGTGGTACCGGTACCGTTAGCGCCCACACGAAGCGCGAAATCGTGCAGCCGCATCACGGCAGACACAATGCTGAGACCGAGTCCAGAGCCTGCCAGATGACGCGTCTGATCGGCTCTGTAGAAGCGCTGCATGACCGCCTCTCGCTCACGCTCAGGAATACCTGGACCGTTGTCCGAAATCACGAGTAGCGCGCCCTGCGGATGATCCGTCAGTTCGATACGCACGGCCCCGTTGTCTGGCGCGAACTTGATCGCGTTGTCTAGCAAGTTACTGAATGCTTCGAATAGCAACGCCCGATCGCCATGCACCGCGGGAACCTGTTCGATCGCAACCGCCCAGCTAATTCCACGGTCCTCGGCGAGCGGTTCATACAGTTCGCTTAATTCATGGACGAGCGTAGTGAGATCCACCGACGAAAACCCGCCACGCCGCTTCAAGGCGCCAATCTCCGAAATGCGGAGCATCGCACCGAAACGATCGAGCAGCATATCGGCTTCGACTCGCGCACGGTCGAGCATTTGCGCGACGCCGTCATCCTGGATCACGTGCATGCGTTCGGCCACGTTGGCTAGCAAGGTGCGGATATGCGCGGCCGGGGTACGCAAGTCATGCGCTATTCCGTCGCATGCGCTCTTGACCTCCGTCATCAGCCGTTCGATTTCCTCGAGCATGTGATTCACCAGATGCGCGAGCATATCCAGTTCGTCTCGCCCACCGATCGGCAAACGCCGGTTCAGATCGCCCTCTGCGATGCGCAAGGTTACATTGCGAATATCGCGCACGCGCCGCATCTGCCGCAGGTTGAGCAACAAGCCGCTCGCTATGCTCACCAGCAAGCAGAACAAGCCCCCGCCAACCAACGCGTTGATCATCGTCTCGCGGACAGCCAGCACATGCGTAAGGTCGCGGGCAACCACGATCTGTTCACCGCTGTGCCGACGCACGCCCATGGCCCGCACGACTGGCGACTTCGCCTGGTTGGCGACGATCAGGCTATCGTTGAGCGTATGACCTTGACGATCGAGCGGCAGGTCCGCAGGCAAGACACGGATATCGCCGGCGAGATGCGTGCCGTCCGCGGCGAACAGCCCGAAGTAATTGGTATTCAGGTGCTCGCCTTCCGTGCGGCGGTAAACGGTCGCAGGAAGTTCCGGGTCATCGATAGACCCGAAGTAGAAGAGCTGCCAATGGAGCACCGAGTCCGCGTCGAACTCCATGCGCGTGGTAGCCGACCAGCCGATAAATCCGATCAGCACCATGACCGACAGTGCGAAGATGACGGCGTAGACCGAAAGCCACCTGAAGGTCGTGTTATGCCAGCGGCGCCCCATTTCTATGGGATGCGTGCGATTCGTTGAGTCAGCCAAGGTGTTCTTATAGGAGGTGAATCACGTCAGGATGTAGCCCGAACCGCGCACGGTCTGAATCGTTGCTTTGGCACCGGGGGGATCTATCTTCTTGCGCAAGCGTCCCATGTGAACATCGATCAGATTGGTGCCGGGATCGAAGTGATAACCCCACACCGCTTCGAACAGCATGGTGCGAGTGATGGTTTGACCAGCGTGCCGCATCATGAACTCCAGGATCCGGTACTCGGTTGGCAGTAGCGACACTTCAGTGCCGTCGCGCATCACCTTGCGCGAGATCAGATCGATGAGAAGCGGTCCTGCGTTCAGCGTTGTTTCATTGCGTGCGGGAGCCTCGCGCCGACGTCGCAGCAGTACTTCGAGACGTGCTGTGAGTTCGTCTGAATTAAACGGCTTGGTCAGGTAATCGTCACCGCCCGCACGCAGGCCGCGAATACGCTCATCTACGTCGCCAAGCGCGCTTAGCATTAACACCGGCGCCTGTACGCCAACCGTTCGCAAGGTGGTGAGGATAGTCAGTCCGTCGAGTCCCGGGAGCATGCGGTCGAGCATGATCACGTCATACTCACCGCTCATTGCACGGGCGAGACCGTCGGGTCCGTTATCCACCCAGTCCACCTCAAACCCGCATTTTTCAAGCTCTGCCACGATCTCATTCGCTGCTAGCGGATCGTCCTCTACCGTAAGCACTCGTGTCGTCATTGTTCCCAATCCTAAGTCGGCACCGGCGAAAAACCGGGTGCCGTCTGCACTACCAGAGGGTAAATGATGCCACAACCGACTCGATGAGATCGGCGAATGGAGTTGACGGACAGGCATCAGAAAGCTGCCTGACCTTAGCGGCTACCGCGATAAACCACCGTATCGAGGTAATTAAGCTGACCGTCTTTTTCAGCGTGAACGAGCGAACGCTCAACCTGCGTGCGGGTGAGGGTCGAGACCGGCGGCTTCCACGACTGGTCTTGAGCGGGCTTTGTCGGTGACTGCGCAAACGCCGAAGAACACACTGCGCATGAGAGAAGGCTTGCTGCGAAAAAAAGTTTTTTCATGTCGCTACTCCTGGTGATCCTGGTGAATTGAGCGTCGCTGTATGCCAATGGCGTTGCGACGGTGTTGATGACAGGGCTCAGACTACGCGGGGACTCTTAACGGTCCGTCATCCCCTTCATGAAAAGATATTTACTGAAATACGCTTAGGGCAAAGCCTCTAAGAGAACATCGAAATTTTTGTGAACC includes these proteins:
- a CDS encoding response regulator transcription factor, with the protein product MRVLLISTVCTEGAYLHKALRESAHSLQMTDDLRDGLHLASQDSFDAVLIVAVDTEAICNLATLLSDFARLPGSPAILVVLGRATPVERARMLRAGADACFVQPYSFIEMQERMLALHRSSVQGLGDPTLDLSLRLDPLTRELVEGDKRFPLTKREFLLIESLLRQPDAPVARDQLIRYAWPDKDVVDPSSVNLVVSRLRRKLELHTFGARLETVSRFGYQISTAQLPPVLAFSVARSSVGNR
- a CDS encoding response regulator transcription factor, whose translation is MTTRVLTVEDDPLAANEIVAELEKCGFEVDWVDNGPDGLARAMSGEYDVIMLDRMLPGLDGLTILTTLRTVGVQAPVLMLSALGDVDERIRGLRAGGDDYLTKPFNSDELTARLEVLLRRRREAPARNETTLNAGPLLIDLISRKVMRDGTEVSLLPTEYRILEFMMRHAGQTITRTMLFEAVWGYHFDPGTNLIDVHMGRLRKKIDPPGAKATIQTVRGSGYILT
- a CDS encoding HAMP domain-containing sensor histidine kinase, which translates into the protein MGRRWHNTTFRWLSVYAVIFALSVMVLIGFIGWSATTRMEFDADSVLHWQLFYFGSIDDPELPATVYRRTEGEHLNTNYFGLFAADGTHLAGDIRVLPADLPLDRQGHTLNDSLIVANQAKSPVVRAMGVRRHSGEQIVVARDLTHVLAVRETMINALVGGGLFCLLVSIASGLLLNLRQMRRVRDIRNVTLRIAEGDLNRRLPIGGRDELDMLAHLVNHMLEEIERLMTEVKSACDGIAHDLRTPAAHIRTLLANVAERMHVIQDDGVAQMLDRARVEADMLLDRFGAMLRISEIGALKRRGGFSSVDLTTLVHELSELYEPLAEDRGISWAVAIEQVPAVHGDRALLFEAFSNLLDNAIKFAPDNGAVRIELTDHPQGALLVISDNGPGIPEREREAVMQRFYRADQTRHLAGSGLGLSIVSAVMRLHDFALRVGANGTGTTPGTTMTIECWPHALE
- a CDS encoding DUF4148 domain-containing protein, whose translation is MKKLFFAASLLSCAVCSSAFAQSPTKPAQDQSWKPPVSTLTRTQVERSLVHAEKDGQLNYLDTVVYRGSR